The following are encoded in a window of Syngnathus scovelli strain Florida chromosome 4, RoL_Ssco_1.2, whole genome shotgun sequence genomic DNA:
- the LOC125966975 gene encoding zinc finger protein OZF isoform X2, with the protein MWTGTRAECEEQPKRQLLDAHMNSHAADTRPARTTMAEEHSDTRKPEWPRVKMEEEHDGPPDVKEEIEEMDIAQEAPERLQQQQQQQQQQQKREERAGADVTCFSVIRVVVKAEDDPDPEHSLGKEETTAAERPHEAGDLGKLTVTCVVVKSEDEEQGESAEKLATDSDADREDARVARIISEKMVTESHADQEDARGLRKLFECPQCDKTYSSKGHLKRHARSHAAADAPGAAAEEPSRGDANFSCSTCRMTFKFHSTFLGHMKKHSGHKSFTCGVCGATFRFQSTFVNHVRTHTGEKPFTCQVCNASFSVHSSLLRHARLHTGEKRFACSFCDKKFPRKASLVEHVRIHTGEKPLSCSVCHMNFRFHSKLVKHMQSHTRGKAFDCHTCGEKFASKLRLDKHVCAGGESGGGSWSGGGGGGGQTPFNIKASQLENMC; encoded by the exons ATGTGGACGGGAACCAGGGCGGAGTGCGAGGAGCAACCAAAGCGTCAACTCCTGGACGCTCACATGAACTCGCACGCAGCAG ACACCAGGCCCGCGCGCACCACAATGGCAGAGGAGCATTCAGACACACGGAAACCCGAGTGGCCTCGCGTGAAGATGGAAGAGGAGCATGACGGGCCCCCCGACGTCAAAGAGGAAATTGAGGAAATGGACATCGCTCAGGAGGCCCCGGAGcgtctgcagcagcagcagcagcagcagcagcagcagcagaagcgaGAGGAGCGAGCCGGGGCTGACGTCACATGCTTTTCCGTCATACGGGTGGTTGTCAAGGCTGAAGATGATCCAG ATCCGGAGCACTCCCTCGGCAAAGAGGAGACAACGGCGGCGGAGCGGCCGCACGAGGCCGGCGACCTCGGCAAGCTGACGGTGACGTGCGTCGTCGTCAAGAGTGAAGATGAAGAGCAAGGCGAGAGCGCAGAGAAGCTGGCGACAGATAGCGACGCCGACCGGGAAGACGCCCGAGTTGCCCGCATCATCTCTGAGAAAATGGTGACGGAGAGCCACGCCGACCAGGAAGACGCCCGAGGTCTCCGCAAACTCTTTGAATGTCCTCAATGCGATAAAACCTACAGTAGCAAGGGACACTTGAAAAGACACGCCAGGAGCCACGCGGCGGCCGACGCGCCCGGGGCGGCGGCCGAGGAGCCCTCGCGAGGCGATGCCAATTTCTCCTGCTCGACGTGCCGCATGACCTTCAAGTTTCACTCCACCTTCCTGGGCCATATGAAAAAGCACTCGGGCCACAAGTCGTTCACCTGCGGCGTGTGCGGCGCCACCTTCAGGTTTCAGTCCACCTTCGTCAACCACGTGAGAACGCACACGGGCGAGAAGCCCTTCACCTGTCAGGTGTGCAACGCCAGCTTCAGCGTCCACTCGTCGCTCCTGAGACACGCGCGCCTGCACACGGGCGAGAAGCGCTTCGCCTGCTCCTTCTGCGATAAAAAGTTCCCCCGAAAGGCCAGTTTGGTGGAACACGTGAGGATCCACACCGGAGAGAAACCGCTCTCGTGTTCCGTCTGCCACATGAACTTCAGATTTCACTCCAAACTGGTCAAACACATGCAAAGTCACACGCGAGGCAAAGCTTTTGACTGTCACACGTGTGGTGAGAAGTTTGCTTCCAAGCTCCGGCTGgacaaacacgtgtgtgctggCGGGgaaagcggcggcggcagctggagcggcggtggcggcggcggcggccaaacGCCATTCAACATTAAAGCGTCACAACTGGAAAACATGTGTTAG
- the LOC125966975 gene encoding zinc finger protein OZF isoform X3, whose amino-acid sequence MAEEHSDTRKPEWPRVKMEEEHDGPPDVKEEIEEMDIAQEAPERLQQQQQQQQQQQKREERAGADVTCFSVIRVVVKAEDDPDPEHSLGKEETTAAERPHEAGDLGKLTVTCVVVKSEDEEQGESAEKLATDSDADREDARVARIISEKMVTESHADQEDARGLRKLFECPQCDKTYSSKGHLKRHARSHAAADAPGAAAEEPSRGDANFSCSTCRMTFKFHSTFLGHMKKHSGHKSFTCGVCGATFRFQSTFVNHVRTHTGEKPFTCQVCNASFSVHSSLLRHARLHTGEKRFACSFCDKKFPRKASLVEHVRIHTGEKPLSCSVCHMNFRFHSKLVKHMQSHTRGKAFDCHTCGEKFASKLRLDKHVCAGGESGGGSWSGGGGGGGQTPFNIKASQLENMC is encoded by the exons ATGGCAGAGGAGCATTCAGACACACGGAAACCCGAGTGGCCTCGCGTGAAGATGGAAGAGGAGCATGACGGGCCCCCCGACGTCAAAGAGGAAATTGAGGAAATGGACATCGCTCAGGAGGCCCCGGAGcgtctgcagcagcagcagcagcagcagcagcagcagcagaagcgaGAGGAGCGAGCCGGGGCTGACGTCACATGCTTTTCCGTCATACGGGTGGTTGTCAAGGCTGAAGATGATCCAG ATCCGGAGCACTCCCTCGGCAAAGAGGAGACAACGGCGGCGGAGCGGCCGCACGAGGCCGGCGACCTCGGCAAGCTGACGGTGACGTGCGTCGTCGTCAAGAGTGAAGATGAAGAGCAAGGCGAGAGCGCAGAGAAGCTGGCGACAGATAGCGACGCCGACCGGGAAGACGCCCGAGTTGCCCGCATCATCTCTGAGAAAATGGTGACGGAGAGCCACGCCGACCAGGAAGACGCCCGAGGTCTCCGCAAACTCTTTGAATGTCCTCAATGCGATAAAACCTACAGTAGCAAGGGACACTTGAAAAGACACGCCAGGAGCCACGCGGCGGCCGACGCGCCCGGGGCGGCGGCCGAGGAGCCCTCGCGAGGCGATGCCAATTTCTCCTGCTCGACGTGCCGCATGACCTTCAAGTTTCACTCCACCTTCCTGGGCCATATGAAAAAGCACTCGGGCCACAAGTCGTTCACCTGCGGCGTGTGCGGCGCCACCTTCAGGTTTCAGTCCACCTTCGTCAACCACGTGAGAACGCACACGGGCGAGAAGCCCTTCACCTGTCAGGTGTGCAACGCCAGCTTCAGCGTCCACTCGTCGCTCCTGAGACACGCGCGCCTGCACACGGGCGAGAAGCGCTTCGCCTGCTCCTTCTGCGATAAAAAGTTCCCCCGAAAGGCCAGTTTGGTGGAACACGTGAGGATCCACACCGGAGAGAAACCGCTCTCGTGTTCCGTCTGCCACATGAACTTCAGATTTCACTCCAAACTGGTCAAACACATGCAAAGTCACACGCGAGGCAAAGCTTTTGACTGTCACACGTGTGGTGAGAAGTTTGCTTCCAAGCTCCGGCTGgacaaacacgtgtgtgctggCGGGgaaagcggcggcggcagctggagcggcggtggcggcggcggcggccaaacGCCATTCAACATTAAAGCGTCACAACTGGAAAACATGTGTTAG
- the LOC125966975 gene encoding gastrula zinc finger protein XlCGF57.1 isoform X5, translated as MIQSKARSRHARAQCQILTTLRLLSSTDSQAQVGKGFDPRVDGRTDASVFFQDPEHSLGKEETTAAERPHEAGDLGKLTVTCVVVKSEDEEQGESAEKLATDSDADREDARVARIISEKMVTESHADQEDARGLRKLFECPQCDKTYSSKGHLKRHARSHAAADAPGAAAEEPSRGDANFSCSTCRMTFKFHSTFLGHMKKHSGHKSFTCGVCGATFRFQSTFVNHVRTHTGEKPFTCQVCNASFSVHSSLLRHARLHTGEKRFACSFCDKKFPRKASLVEHVRIHTGEKPLSCSVCHMNFRFHSKLVKHMQSHTRGKAFDCHTCGEKFASKLRLDKHVCAGGESGGGSWSGGGGGGGQTPFNIKASQLENMC; from the exons ATGATCCAG TCAAAGGCCCGCTCCAGACACGCGCGTGCACAATGTCAAATCCTGACAACCCTGCGGCTGTTAAGCTCAACCGACTCACAAGCTCAAGTAGGCAAAGGCTTTGACCCCCgtgtggacggacggacggacgccaGCGTCTTCTTTCAAG ATCCGGAGCACTCCCTCGGCAAAGAGGAGACAACGGCGGCGGAGCGGCCGCACGAGGCCGGCGACCTCGGCAAGCTGACGGTGACGTGCGTCGTCGTCAAGAGTGAAGATGAAGAGCAAGGCGAGAGCGCAGAGAAGCTGGCGACAGATAGCGACGCCGACCGGGAAGACGCCCGAGTTGCCCGCATCATCTCTGAGAAAATGGTGACGGAGAGCCACGCCGACCAGGAAGACGCCCGAGGTCTCCGCAAACTCTTTGAATGTCCTCAATGCGATAAAACCTACAGTAGCAAGGGACACTTGAAAAGACACGCCAGGAGCCACGCGGCGGCCGACGCGCCCGGGGCGGCGGCCGAGGAGCCCTCGCGAGGCGATGCCAATTTCTCCTGCTCGACGTGCCGCATGACCTTCAAGTTTCACTCCACCTTCCTGGGCCATATGAAAAAGCACTCGGGCCACAAGTCGTTCACCTGCGGCGTGTGCGGCGCCACCTTCAGGTTTCAGTCCACCTTCGTCAACCACGTGAGAACGCACACGGGCGAGAAGCCCTTCACCTGTCAGGTGTGCAACGCCAGCTTCAGCGTCCACTCGTCGCTCCTGAGACACGCGCGCCTGCACACGGGCGAGAAGCGCTTCGCCTGCTCCTTCTGCGATAAAAAGTTCCCCCGAAAGGCCAGTTTGGTGGAACACGTGAGGATCCACACCGGAGAGAAACCGCTCTCGTGTTCCGTCTGCCACATGAACTTCAGATTTCACTCCAAACTGGTCAAACACATGCAAAGTCACACGCGAGGCAAAGCTTTTGACTGTCACACGTGTGGTGAGAAGTTTGCTTCCAAGCTCCGGCTGgacaaacacgtgtgtgctggCGGGgaaagcggcggcggcagctggagcggcggtggcggcggcggcggccaaacGCCATTCAACATTAAAGCGTCACAACTGGAAAACATGTGTTAG
- the LOC137840267 gene encoding gastrula zinc finger protein XlCGF57.1-like: MTHTGEKPFPCSLCSQKFSSKSNLKSHVRTHTGEKPFACSLCCERFPRKHTLTEHMRTHTGEKPFACSVCTQTFSSRSNLKAHMRRHTGEKPFDCSVCGEGFATKAILLVHTRKHSGEKPFACATCGERFTRKDTLTVHVRTHTGERPFPCSVCGQRYSSKCSLKIHTRRHTGERPFHCSVCGEGYATKAILVAHMRTHTGEKPFSCSVCAQTFAHKCNLRTHMRKHAAAEKRGCDGTLASQLEPDGKSC; this comes from the coding sequence ATGACGCACACGGGCGAAAAACCCTTTCCCTGCTCACTCTGCTCTCAGAAGTTCTCTTCCAAGAGCAATTTGAAGTCGCACGTGAGAACGCACACCGGGGAGAAACCCTTTGCCTGCTCGCTCTGCTGCGAGAGATTCCCCCGGAAGCACACGCTGACGGAGCACATGAGGACGCACACTGGGGAAAAGCCTTTTGCGTGTTCAGTTTGCACCCAGACCTTTTCTTCCAGGAGCAACTTGAAGGCTCACATGAGGAGACACacgggcgagaaaccttttgatTGCTCAGTCTGCGGCGAAGGCTTCGCCACAAAGGCCATCCTGTTGGTTCACACCAGGAAACACAGCGGAGAGAAACCATTTGCTTGCGCAACGTGCGGCGAAAGATTCACCCGCAAAGACACTTTGACGGTCCACGTGAGAACTCACACGGGAGAGCGACCTTTCCCCTGTTCGGTCTGCGGCCAAAGGTACTCGTCAAAGTGCAGTTTGAAGATTCACACGAGGAGACACACTGGCGAGAGACCTTTCCACTGCTCGGTGTGCGGTGAAGGCTACGCTACCAAAGCCATTCTGGTGGCACACATGAGAACGCACACGGGGgaaaaacctttttcctgctccgtGTGCGCGCAAACCTTTGCTCACAAGTGCAACTTGAGGACGCACATGCGGAAACACGCTGCCGCCGAGAAGCGCGGCTGTGATGGCACGTTGGCTTCGCAGTTGGAGCCGGACGGGAAATCGTGTTAG
- the LOC125966975 gene encoding gastrula zinc finger protein XlCGF57.1 isoform X4, with protein sequence MLLCLESKARSRHARAQCQILTTLRLLSSTDSQAQVGKGFDPRVDGRTDASVFFQDPEHSLGKEETTAAERPHEAGDLGKLTVTCVVVKSEDEEQGESAEKLATDSDADREDARVARIISEKMVTESHADQEDARGLRKLFECPQCDKTYSSKGHLKRHARSHAAADAPGAAAEEPSRGDANFSCSTCRMTFKFHSTFLGHMKKHSGHKSFTCGVCGATFRFQSTFVNHVRTHTGEKPFTCQVCNASFSVHSSLLRHARLHTGEKRFACSFCDKKFPRKASLVEHVRIHTGEKPLSCSVCHMNFRFHSKLVKHMQSHTRGKAFDCHTCGEKFASKLRLDKHVCAGGESGGGSWSGGGGGGGQTPFNIKASQLENMC encoded by the exons ATGTTGTTGTGTTTGGAGTCAAAGGCCCGCTCCAGACACGCGCGTGCACAATGTCAAATCCTGACAACCCTGCGGCTGTTAAGCTCAACCGACTCACAAGCTCAAGTAGGCAAAGGCTTTGACCCCCgtgtggacggacggacggacgccaGCGTCTTCTTTCAAG ATCCGGAGCACTCCCTCGGCAAAGAGGAGACAACGGCGGCGGAGCGGCCGCACGAGGCCGGCGACCTCGGCAAGCTGACGGTGACGTGCGTCGTCGTCAAGAGTGAAGATGAAGAGCAAGGCGAGAGCGCAGAGAAGCTGGCGACAGATAGCGACGCCGACCGGGAAGACGCCCGAGTTGCCCGCATCATCTCTGAGAAAATGGTGACGGAGAGCCACGCCGACCAGGAAGACGCCCGAGGTCTCCGCAAACTCTTTGAATGTCCTCAATGCGATAAAACCTACAGTAGCAAGGGACACTTGAAAAGACACGCCAGGAGCCACGCGGCGGCCGACGCGCCCGGGGCGGCGGCCGAGGAGCCCTCGCGAGGCGATGCCAATTTCTCCTGCTCGACGTGCCGCATGACCTTCAAGTTTCACTCCACCTTCCTGGGCCATATGAAAAAGCACTCGGGCCACAAGTCGTTCACCTGCGGCGTGTGCGGCGCCACCTTCAGGTTTCAGTCCACCTTCGTCAACCACGTGAGAACGCACACGGGCGAGAAGCCCTTCACCTGTCAGGTGTGCAACGCCAGCTTCAGCGTCCACTCGTCGCTCCTGAGACACGCGCGCCTGCACACGGGCGAGAAGCGCTTCGCCTGCTCCTTCTGCGATAAAAAGTTCCCCCGAAAGGCCAGTTTGGTGGAACACGTGAGGATCCACACCGGAGAGAAACCGCTCTCGTGTTCCGTCTGCCACATGAACTTCAGATTTCACTCCAAACTGGTCAAACACATGCAAAGTCACACGCGAGGCAAAGCTTTTGACTGTCACACGTGTGGTGAGAAGTTTGCTTCCAAGCTCCGGCTGgacaaacacgtgtgtgctggCGGGgaaagcggcggcggcagctggagcggcggtggcggcggcggcggccaaacGCCATTCAACATTAAAGCGTCACAACTGGAAAACATGTGTTAG
- the LOC125966975 gene encoding zinc finger protein 37 isoform X1 — protein MTWRAHAQYPHEQMRSANAFGPRRRACANHSAAWICRAASLTFNFVQRHFTLRRLTSATASTSCNVTLRCAVSRPPPRQLGNILFSFVTYKWGKEHRQLSPPGSFAARASLELVSREQRQPTARHVLSGRLPLVCCCPSSSSSSPPPGDMFKVQMLRALVNERLSAAVEEVFAVLERTIADYEEELCRTKEENRRQRQLLDALFKPQADARTPADPEHSLGKEETTAAERPHEAGDLGKLTVTCVVVKSEDEEQGESAEKLATDSDADREDARVARIISEKMVTESHADQEDARGLRKLFECPQCDKTYSSKGHLKRHARSHAAADAPGAAAEEPSRGDANFSCSTCRMTFKFHSTFLGHMKKHSGHKSFTCGVCGATFRFQSTFVNHVRTHTGEKPFTCQVCNASFSVHSSLLRHARLHTGEKRFACSFCDKKFPRKASLVEHVRIHTGEKPLSCSVCHMNFRFHSKLVKHMQSHTRGKAFDCHTCGEKFASKLRLDKHVCAGGESGGGSWSGGGGGGGQTPFNIKASQLENMC, from the exons ATGACATGGCGAGCGCATGCGCAGTACCCTCACGAGCAGATGCGCTCAGCAAATGCGTTTGGGCCGCGTCGCCGCGCATGCGCAAACCATTCAGCAGCCTGGATCTGCAGGGCCGCTTCACTGACGTTCAACTTCGTGCAACGTCACTTTACGTTGCGCCGTCTCACGTCCGCCACCGCGTCAACTTCGTGCAACGTCACTTTACGTTGCGCCGTCTCACGTCCGCCACCGCGTCAACTTGGGAACATTCTCTTTTCATTTGTCACGTACAAGTGGGGGAAGGAACATCGGCAGCTCAGCCCACCCGGGTCATTCGCCGCACGAGCTAGCTTGGAGCTTGTCAGCCGCGAACAAAGACAACCAACCGCGCGACACGTGCTCAGCGGCCGCCTTCCGCTCGTTTGTTgttgtccttcttcttcttcttcttctcctcccccCGGCGACATGTTTAAAGTCCAAATGCTGCGAGCTTTGGTGAACGAGCGGCTGAGCGCGGCCGTGGAAGAAGTCTTTGCGGTGTTGGAAAGAACCATAGCAGACTACGAAGAGGAACTTTGTCGTACCAAAGAGGAGAACCGGCGACAGCGTCAACTCCTCGACGCTCTTTTCAAGCCTCAAGCGGACGCGCGCACACCAGCAG ATCCGGAGCACTCCCTCGGCAAAGAGGAGACAACGGCGGCGGAGCGGCCGCACGAGGCCGGCGACCTCGGCAAGCTGACGGTGACGTGCGTCGTCGTCAAGAGTGAAGATGAAGAGCAAGGCGAGAGCGCAGAGAAGCTGGCGACAGATAGCGACGCCGACCGGGAAGACGCCCGAGTTGCCCGCATCATCTCTGAGAAAATGGTGACGGAGAGCCACGCCGACCAGGAAGACGCCCGAGGTCTCCGCAAACTCTTTGAATGTCCTCAATGCGATAAAACCTACAGTAGCAAGGGACACTTGAAAAGACACGCCAGGAGCCACGCGGCGGCCGACGCGCCCGGGGCGGCGGCCGAGGAGCCCTCGCGAGGCGATGCCAATTTCTCCTGCTCGACGTGCCGCATGACCTTCAAGTTTCACTCCACCTTCCTGGGCCATATGAAAAAGCACTCGGGCCACAAGTCGTTCACCTGCGGCGTGTGCGGCGCCACCTTCAGGTTTCAGTCCACCTTCGTCAACCACGTGAGAACGCACACGGGCGAGAAGCCCTTCACCTGTCAGGTGTGCAACGCCAGCTTCAGCGTCCACTCGTCGCTCCTGAGACACGCGCGCCTGCACACGGGCGAGAAGCGCTTCGCCTGCTCCTTCTGCGATAAAAAGTTCCCCCGAAAGGCCAGTTTGGTGGAACACGTGAGGATCCACACCGGAGAGAAACCGCTCTCGTGTTCCGTCTGCCACATGAACTTCAGATTTCACTCCAAACTGGTCAAACACATGCAAAGTCACACGCGAGGCAAAGCTTTTGACTGTCACACGTGTGGTGAGAAGTTTGCTTCCAAGCTCCGGCTGgacaaacacgtgtgtgctggCGGGgaaagcggcggcggcagctggagcggcggtggcggcggcggcggccaaacGCCATTCAACATTAAAGCGTCACAACTGGAAAACATGTGTTAG
- the LOC125966837 gene encoding zinc finger protein 271, whose amino-acid sequence MCKVKMLRALVNQRLNAAVEEIFAVLERTISEYEVELSRTKEENLRQRQLLDALMDSSTADVGQDDVAPEQEQRRELSSKGEEEPSHGKERPAWREEHEEAPSSKPAPAKSRTPERAQRPAQRPAQRPARSPGGPPAPRGYPADHARFDAKHFKCSLCDSAFFKMSDLQRHMMIHSGEKPFSCTVCPKRFIRKAHLVYHMRTHTGEKPFTCSFCGKRFSLKGNLMRHTRKHTGEKPFKCSQCDAGFTVRPALIQHMRTHTGEKPFKCSFCGEGFAQRGHLIGHTRIHTGEKPFSCNVCGKKFSIKGTLNVHARTHTGEKPFGCHSCHGKFSHKQQLDKHACAGGGEGSSAQMDLDGWSSEVEKRGSEQGSRRRAADKCGGQQLQAAQPPHVKEDQGQEPLRVKQEQEEVDVSREGGERGPASGCDDDEQRADLSHFPAMRVVVKGEDERDQGEPEQKTRAWRGRCRDGGSPGHAAFGCSRGGASLSACAKEDLFICPFCGKSFGRREHLMGHVMIHTGEKPFVCAVCGGRFSLKGTLMIHMRTHSGERPFPCSLCGERFSQKVNLTTHMRTHTGEKPFSCSVCDEKFSQKGNLMKHMRTHTGEKPFPCSVCGEKFSQKGNLVIHMRTHTGEKPFPCSVCGKKFALKGSLRKHTRTHTGERPFACSVCGESFAQKGNLNIHARKHTGEKAFCCNLCQAKFASPSQLSKHRCACDT is encoded by the exons ATGTGTAAAGTGAAAATGCTGCGAGCTCTGGTCAACCAGCGGCTGAACGCGGCCGTGGAAGAAATATTTGCGGTGTTGGAGAGAACCATAAGCGAGTACGAGGTGGAACTTTCTCGAACCAAAGAGGAGAACCTGCGGCAACGACAACTTCTGGACGCGCTCATGGACTCGAGCACAGCAG ACGTGGGTCAGGATGACGTGGCCCCCGAGCAGGAGCAGCGGCGGGAGTTGAGCTCCAAGGGGGAAGAGGAGCCCAGCCACGGCAAAGAGCGACCGgcgtggcgggaggagcacgagGAGGCGCCGAGCAGCAAGCCCGCGCCGGCCAAGAGCCGAACGCCAGAGCGGGCTCAGCGGCCGGCTCAGCGGCCGGCTCAGCGGCCGGCCCGCTCGCCGGGCGGCCCCCCGGCGCCCAGGGGCTATCCGGCCGACCACGCGCGATTCGACGCCAAGCACTTCAAATGCTCCCTGTGCGACTCGGCCTTCTTCAAGATGTCCGATCTGCAGCGGCACATGATGATCCACTCGGGGGAAAAACCGTTCAGCTGCACCGTTTGCCCCAAGCGCTTTATCCGCAAGGCGCATCTGGTCTACCACATGAGGACGCACACGGGCGAGAAGCCCTTCACTTGCTCCTTCTGCGGCAAGCGCTTCTCCCTCAAAGGCAACCTGATGCGGCATACCAGGAAGCACACGGGCGAGAAGCCCTTCAAGTGCAGCCAGTGCGACGCCGGCTTCACCGTGCGCCCCGCCTTGATCcagcacatgcgcacgcacaccgGCGAGAAACCTTTCAAGTGCTCCTTCTGCGGCGAAGGCTTTGCTCAGCGGGGACACCTGATCGGACACACCCGAATCCACACGGGAGAAAAGCCCTTCTCCTGCAACGTGTGCGGGAAGAAATTCTCCATCAAGGGGACGCTCAAcgtgcacgcgcgcacgcacaccggCGAAAAGCCCTTTGGTTGCCACTCGTGCCACGGTAAATTCTCGCACAAGCAGCAACTCGACAAACACGcctgcgccggcggcggcgaggGCAGCAGCGCTCAGATGGATTTGGACGGCT GGTCAAGCGAAGTAGAAAAACGCGGAAGTGAGCAAGGAAGCAGGCGCCGAGCCGCGGACAAAT GCGGCGGCCAGCAGCTGCAGGCAGCGCAGCCCCCCCACGTCAAAGAGGATCAGGGGCAAGAGCCCCTCCGCGTCAAACAGGAACAGGAGGAAGTAGACGTCAGCCGGGAAGGTGGCGAGCGTGGCCCCGCAAGCGGTTGTGACGACGACGAGCAGCGGGCCGACCTCAGCCATTTCCCGGCGATGCGAGTGGTCGTGAAAGGCGAAGATGAGCGAGACCAAGGCGAGCCGGAGCAGAAGACCAGAGCGTGGCGAGGGCGGTGCCGTGACGGAGGCTCTCCGGGCCACGCGGCCTTCGGCTGTTCTCGGGGAGGCGCTAGCTTGAGTGCGTGCGCCAAGGAAGACCTCTtcatctgcccattttgcggcaAGAGCTTCGGTCGGCGGGAGCACTTGATGGGCCACGTGATGATCCACACCGGTGAGAAACCCTTCGTCTGCGCCGTGTGCGGCGGCCGTTTCTCGCTCAAAGGCACGCTGATGATCCATATGAGGACGCACAGCGGCGAGCGACCCTTCCCTTGCTCGCTTTGCGGTGAGCGCTTCTCGCAGAAGGTCAATCTGACCACGCACATGAGGACGCACACGGGAGAGAAACCCTTCTCCTGCTCGGTGTGCGACGAGAAGTTCTCCCAGAAAGGAAACCTGATGAAGCACATGAGGAcgcacactggggagaaacccTTCCCCTGCTCAGTGTGCGGCGAGAAGTTCTCGCAGAAGGGAAATCTGGTCATCCACATGAGGACGCACACGGGGGAGAAACCTTTTCCCTGCTCCGTATGCGGAAAAAAGTTTGCTCTGAAGGGCAGTCTGCGGAAACACACCAGGACGCACACCGGCGAGAGACCTTTCGCTTGCTCCGTGTGCGGCGAGAGCTTTGCGCAGAAAGGCAATTTGAACATTCACGCCAGGAAGCACACGGGCGAAAAAGCCTTCTGCTGCAACCTGTGTCAGGCCAAATTTGCCAGCCCGAGTCAACTGAGCAAGCATCGGTGCGCGTGCGACACTTGA